Proteins encoded within one genomic window of Solenopsis invicta isolate M01_SB chromosome 10, UNIL_Sinv_3.0, whole genome shotgun sequence:
- the LOC120358738 gene encoding uncharacterized protein LOC120358738, with protein sequence MPVDRTPVKSESTPSTSTTSASTVSLQQQVGTEILNLSSGFEHQSSGESTQIHSNEFRLLKLPTFWHKQPKLWFAQIESEFTVYRIRSEDIKYSSVIRHLDEQALVAISEIVENPPEIDKYNQLKKALIHRFTDSEEKRLRQLLAGIELNDKKPSELLREIRRLSGGSLADNILHSIWLQRLPYKVQATLAVVENVPLVKLSELADKIVERDTGFEVAEVNTQSTSKQSDFADLEQRIAALEVSHRRGRSFSRSRSRSKFRSNSRNKRSNSKDQSICFYHKKFGNKAKRCTIPCLMSKTLTDSQEN encoded by the coding sequence ATGCCTGTGGACAGAACTCCTGTTAAATCTGAGTCAACTCCGTCAACTTCTACTACTTCAGCGTCAACCGTAAGCCTACAACAACAGGTCGGAAcagagattttaaatttatcttctggTTTTGAACATCAGTCATCGGGTGAGTCCACTCAGATCCATTCAAATGAATTTCGCCTTTTGAAACTTCCAACCTTTTGGCATAAACAACCTAAGCTGTGGTTTGCTCAGATTGAGAGTGAATTTACTGTATACCGTATCCGTTctgaagatattaaatatagttcagTTATTCGTCATCTTGATGAACAAGCGTTAGTCGCGATTTCGGAGATTGTTGAAAATCCgcctgaaattgataaatataatcagttaaagAAAGCACTCATTCATCGTTTCACGGATTCTGAAGAAAAACGTTTGAGACAATTATTAGCTGGTATTGAGTTAAATGACAAGAAGCCTTCAGAACTTTTACGTGAAATCCGTCGATTATCCGGTGGTTCTTTAGcagataacattttacattcgaTTTGGCTACAACGTTTACCATATAAAGTTCAAGCGACTCTTGCAGTAGTTGAAAACGTACCTTTAGTCAAGCTCTCGGAACTCGCGGATAAAATAGTTGAACGTGATACTGGTTTTGAAGTCGCGGAAGTTAATACGCAATCTACCTCTAAACAATCTGATTTTGCTGATTTGGAACAAAGAATCGCTGCGCTTGAAGTATCTCATCGTCGTGGCAGATCTTTTAGCCGATCTAGAAGCAGATCAAAATTCAGATCAAATTCACGAAATAAAAGATCTAATTCTAAAGATcagtcaatttgtttttatcacaaaaaatttggtaataagGCAAAGAGATGTACCATTCCTTGCTTGATGTCAAAAACTCTTACCGACTCTCAGGAAAACTAG